From one Atribacterota bacterium genomic stretch:
- the meaB gene encoding methylmalonyl Co-A mutase-associated GTPase MeaB: MITSSRIRKADSRAVAKLITLVENDFKSAQPILKELHQYCGKAVVIGITGPPGSGKSTITDKITKHLRKMGKKVGIIAIDPSSPFTGGAILGDRIRMQDLTIDKDVFIRSIGARGHLGGLSRSTQAVVKIMDAMGKDFIIIETVGVGQSEIDVIKVSDLVLLVVMPGMGDDIQVIKAGIMEIGDIFVVNKSDRDGSDKLIAEIEMMLHLKEDNEKKWVPPIIKTIGTENKGIANLWNEAEKCIKYLNKTGELLKRRKYRTRKEIYDLFQENWREMFFQFISKEMFEKEVDKVLMQNDNPYNSVEKLTKIFKENLIKGGK, translated from the coding sequence ATGATTACGAGCAGTAGAATCCGTAAAGCTGATAGCAGGGCTGTAGCAAAGTTGATAACATTGGTGGAAAATGATTTCAAATCTGCTCAACCAATATTAAAGGAGTTACATCAATATTGTGGAAAAGCAGTTGTTATTGGAATAACTGGTCCACCAGGATCAGGCAAGAGCACTATCACGGATAAAATAACAAAACATTTAAGGAAAATGGGTAAAAAAGTTGGCATAATAGCCATTGATCCCAGCAGCCCTTTTACCGGTGGAGCTATTTTGGGTGATAGAATAAGGATGCAAGATTTGACAATTGATAAAGATGTTTTTATCCGAAGCATAGGTGCACGTGGTCATTTAGGTGGACTCTCAAGGTCAACACAGGCAGTTGTTAAAATTATGGATGCAATGGGAAAAGATTTTATTATTATTGAAACTGTGGGAGTTGGTCAATCAGAAATAGATGTAATTAAGGTATCGGATCTTGTTCTTTTGGTTGTAATGCCAGGAATGGGAGATGATATCCAAGTAATAAAAGCCGGGATTATGGAAATAGGAGATATATTTGTCGTTAATAAGTCAGATAGAGATGGTAGTGACAAATTAATTGCTGAAATTGAAATGATGCTTCATTTAAAAGAAGATAATGAAAAAAAATGGGTTCCTCCAATTATAAAAACTATCGGTACTGAAAACAAAGGAATAGCAAATCTTTGGAATGAAGCAGAAAAATGTATCAAGTACCTAAATAAGACAGGTGAACTATTAAAAAGAAGAAAGTATAGAACAAGAAAAGAAATATATGACCTATTTCAGGAAAATTGGCGCGAAATGTTTTTTCAATTTATAAGCAAAGAAATGTTTGAAAAAGAAGTTGATAAGGTACTAATGCAAAACGATAATCCTTATAACTCAGTAGAAAAATTAACTAAAATATTTAAAGAAAACTTAATTAAGGGAGGTAAATAA